A single window of bacterium DNA harbors:
- a CDS encoding UPF0164 family protein, which produces MRIVFLFLLIIISNVEAAFENKTLSVRAEGMAGAFTAVADGAEAIYYNPAGLAQLNLNEITFFYTHPFDLSDLKQNLIHFAQSLPKGGRGFSYHQLIASTNYREELLIVGLGTFVHRNLCLGINFKQMYLKIGGYGQEGDIGIDVGGLYEVSPKIKMGLAIFNLNQPLIDVEKSYNLGLSINPKENLTIAVDLEKTNRFDLEIRLGQEFWLTNNFCLRAGMKRNPQTQPTLGIGILINFIQLDYGCIFHPALGPTHLFSLTKWF; this is translated from the coding sequence ATGAGGATTGTTTTCCTGTTTTTACTAATAATAATATCTAATGTTGAGGCGGCTTTTGAGAATAAGACTTTAAGTGTGCGAGCAGAAGGAATGGCTGGGGCTTTTACGGCTGTTGCCGATGGTGCTGAGGCTATTTACTATAATCCCGCAGGATTGGCTCAGCTTAACCTCAACGAAATTACCTTCTTTTATACCCATCCTTTTGACCTGTCAGATTTAAAACAAAATCTTATCCATTTTGCTCAATCGTTACCCAAAGGAGGTAGAGGCTTTTCATATCATCAGCTCATCGCCTCTACTAATTATAGAGAAGAATTATTAATCGTTGGTCTGGGCACTTTTGTCCATAGAAATCTTTGTCTTGGAATTAATTTTAAACAGATGTATTTAAAGATTGGTGGATATGGACAGGAGGGTGACATTGGGATAGATGTTGGGGGATTATACGAAGTTAGTCCAAAAATAAAGATGGGATTAGCTATCTTTAATTTAAACCAGCCATTGATTGATGTCGAAAAAAGCTATAATTTAGGTTTAAGCATTAACCCAAAAGAAAATCTTACCATCGCCGTTGATTTAGAAAAAACCAATCGGTTTGATTTAGAGATTAGACTGGGGCAGGAATTTTGGCTTACCAATAATTTTTGTCTTCGGGCAGGGATGAAAAGAAATCCCCAGACTCAGCCAACTCTGGGTATAGGGATATTAATTAACTTTATTCAGCTTGATTACGGGTGTATTTTTCATCCTGCTTTAGGACCAACCCACCTTTTTTCTTTAACTAAATGGTTTTAA